The following proteins are encoded in a genomic region of Blastococcus colisei:
- a CDS encoding class I SAM-dependent methyltransferase: MSMVNAGALWKVASGGNPLARIRATRDGLAAVRVNVGAAAVHTGLLDVLAGGDATTEELARELGAVDEALLLAFLRVTVSVGLLSRGEDRPWHLTARGRALVDDDVVRAGYEAFAGLHTAPYRQTAAMLGGGPRCRDMADQGPLIARLSAAMEPLVMHELTRTVRERRPLRVLDIGCGAGLELAAMLDAAPEAQGVGVDLDEGAAALAGRTLHERGLTGRATVLQADVRQPAGGRTGPLADTFDFALLANVIYYLPMAERVPLLREIAGLLAPEGVLFLVSTVATRQFFSRHLDLLLRCQGDGHMAITDVAGLVGQLTEAGFRADTPRAVAPGAPVVTVTATVPG, translated from the coding sequence ATGTCGATGGTCAACGCCGGAGCCCTGTGGAAGGTGGCGTCGGGGGGCAACCCGCTGGCGCGGATCCGGGCGACCCGGGACGGACTGGCCGCGGTCCGCGTCAACGTGGGCGCGGCCGCGGTGCACACCGGCCTGCTCGATGTCCTGGCCGGCGGCGACGCGACCACCGAAGAGCTCGCCCGTGAGCTCGGCGCCGTCGACGAGGCCCTGCTCCTCGCCTTCCTGCGCGTCACGGTCTCGGTCGGGCTGTTGAGCCGCGGCGAGGACCGGCCGTGGCACCTCACTGCCCGCGGGCGGGCGCTCGTCGACGACGACGTGGTCCGCGCGGGCTACGAGGCTTTCGCCGGGCTGCACACCGCTCCCTACCGGCAGACGGCCGCGATGCTCGGCGGCGGCCCGCGTTGCCGGGACATGGCCGACCAGGGACCGCTCATCGCGCGGCTGTCGGCCGCCATGGAGCCGCTCGTCATGCACGAGCTCACGCGCACTGTCCGGGAGCGCCGTCCCCTCCGGGTGCTCGACATCGGCTGCGGGGCCGGGCTGGAGCTCGCGGCCATGCTGGACGCTGCCCCGGAGGCCCAGGGCGTCGGTGTCGACCTCGACGAGGGTGCCGCCGCACTGGCCGGGCGGACGCTGCACGAGCGCGGTCTCACCGGGCGGGCCACCGTTCTGCAGGCCGACGTGCGGCAACCTGCCGGTGGCCGGACCGGCCCGCTCGCCGACACGTTCGACTTCGCGCTCCTGGCGAACGTCATCTACTACCTGCCGATGGCTGAGCGTGTTCCGCTGCTGCGCGAGATCGCCGGCCTGCTGGCCCCTGAAGGAGTGCTGTTCCTGGTCTCGACCGTGGCCACCCGGCAGTTCTTCAGCCGGCACCTCGACCTGCTCCTGCGCTGCCAGGGGGACGGACACATGGCGATCACCGACGTCGCTGGGCTCGTCGGGCAGCTGACGGAGGCAGGCTTCCGCGCGGACACGCCCCGTGCGGTCGCGCCGGGCGCTCCGGTGGTCACCGTCACGGCTACCGTCCCCGGCTGA